A single genomic interval of Candidatus Uhrbacteria bacterium harbors:
- the murD gene encoding UDP-N-acetylmuramoyl-L-alanine--D-glutamate ligase — translation MEVSNIQDAVVTVMGLGRLKRGSGVGATKWLIRHGAQVVITDHRTNEELRESVDEVTRWFEEYRQTLPDRELYHPIFVLGEHREEDFTDVALVITNPDVPHDSPWVKMAYAHRVPVESDVSLFFQFCPYPVIGVTGARGKTTTTALIGELLKKKNPQTIVAGNMRVSPLEYLDEILAWKEPAPIVLELSSWLLESLDHLDRGPEVGVLTNMYADHLHRYASMEAYAASKVGVFAKGGKDGIAVLNADQDQVRGLAEKAPGRVVWFSLLLLEGKEGVCVKDGNVTSLNDIIMPVSNIHLEGDDNVRNVLAAIAVAKLYSVENASCAEVVKAFSSEDDRQEIVTDVSGVIYVNDALGSSAEATTNVLRRFGERGRSIHLISGGDVKEGNLDELAKVCKLVCKSVVLLPGAGSDAFEHVMGKTEEVKILRAENMPDAVVTASQAATSADAVIFSPALGYSDTSAAKQLGEAFAKAARELK, via the coding sequence ATGGAGGTCTCCAATATTCAAGATGCTGTTGTGACGGTCATGGGGCTTGGTCGCTTAAAACGCGGAAGCGGCGTAGGCGCAACAAAGTGGCTCATCCGTCATGGCGCGCAAGTGGTGATTACCGATCATCGAACGAACGAGGAGCTTCGTGAATCGGTGGATGAAGTTACACGGTGGTTTGAAGAATATCGCCAAACACTTCCCGACCGGGAGTTGTACCACCCGATTTTTGTGCTGGGCGAACATCGTGAAGAGGATTTCACGGATGTGGCGCTTGTCATCACGAATCCCGATGTGCCGCATGATTCGCCGTGGGTGAAGATGGCGTATGCGCATAGGGTGCCGGTGGAATCAGATGTGAGTTTATTTTTTCAGTTTTGTCCGTATCCGGTGATCGGTGTTACCGGGGCGCGTGGCAAGACGACCACGACGGCATTGATCGGCGAACTTCTAAAAAAGAAGAATCCTCAAACGATTGTGGCGGGAAACATGCGCGTGTCGCCACTTGAATATTTGGACGAGATTCTTGCATGGAAAGAACCCGCGCCGATTGTGCTTGAGTTGTCGTCCTGGTTGCTTGAGAGTCTCGATCATCTTGATCGTGGGCCAGAGGTCGGGGTGTTGACCAACATGTATGCCGATCACTTACATCGCTATGCGTCGATGGAGGCGTATGCGGCATCAAAGGTTGGGGTGTTTGCAAAAGGGGGAAAGGATGGCATTGCCGTGTTGAATGCTGATCAAGATCAAGTAAGAGGATTAGCAGAGAAAGCACCAGGACGCGTCGTTTGGTTTTCGCTCTTACTGCTGGAAGGGAAGGAGGGGGTGTGTGTGAAGGATGGGAACGTCACCTCTTTGAATGACATCATCATGCCTGTCTCTAACATTCATCTCGAAGGCGACGATAATGTGCGTAATGTGCTTGCGGCGATTGCGGTTGCAAAACTTTACAGCGTGGAGAATGCATCTTGCGCGGAAGTTGTGAAAGCGTTTTCTTCTGAAGATGATCGCCAAGAGATTGTCACTGATGTGTCGGGGGTGATCTATGTGAACGATGCGCTTGGGTCCTCGGCCGAAGCGACGACAAATGTTCTGCGCCGATTTGGCGAACGCGGGCGTTCGATTCATTTGATTTCCGGTGGAGACGTAAAGGAAGGGAACCTCGACGAGCTCGCAAAGGTGTGCAAGCTGGTGTGTAAGAGTGTTGTCTTGTTGCCGGGAGCGGGGAGCGATGCGTTTGAGCATGTGATGGGAAAAACTGAGGAGGTCAAAATACTGCGTGCAGAAAATATGCCAGATGCCGTTGTGACGGCGAGTCAGGCGGCCACAAGTGCCGATGCTGTCATTTTCTCTCCGGCGTTGGGCTACAGCGATACGTCAGCTGCTAAACAACTCGGCGAGGCATTTGCCAAAGCGGCGAGGGAACTAAAATGA
- a CDS encoding glycosyltransferase, with protein MKSLTIVIPAYNEEATVGDVAAAVKNAPLVEEVLVVSDGSTDRTVQRAHMAGARVIELLARGGKGHAMCVGVEAAHTAFVMFLDADIYGITHEHVQKLFEPVERGQAVMSVGLRDRGALLVALMRLLPLVSGERCLSRTLFLSCPSGQLSGYRVEIALNALCREKGGRIQAILLTGVRIRTKVAKVGWRRGLWQYVRMWGQVAGALVASSWHKR; from the coding sequence ATGAAATCTCTCACCATCGTCATTCCTGCCTACAATGAAGAAGCTACCGTTGGGGATGTTGCGGCGGCAGTAAAGAATGCTCCGCTTGTGGAGGAAGTTTTAGTTGTCTCGGATGGTTCAACGGACAGGACAGTGCAAAGGGCTCATATGGCTGGCGCCCGCGTGATTGAGCTTTTGGCCCGCGGAGGAAAGGGACACGCCATGTGTGTGGGGGTCGAGGCAGCGCACACGGCATTTGTCATGTTTTTGGATGCGGATATCTACGGTATCACCCATGAACACGTGCAAAAACTTTTTGAGCCCGTGGAGCGAGGGCAAGCCGTGATGAGTGTGGGGCTCCGGGATCGCGGAGCCTTGCTGGTTGCGCTTATGCGTCTTCTCCCCCTTGTGAGCGGGGAACGATGTCTGTCGCGCACCCTTTTCCTCTCGTGCCCGTCTGGACAGCTCTCGGGGTATCGTGTGGAGATTGCTCTCAACGCATTATGTCGGGAAAAAGGAGGGAGAATACAAGCGATTCTCCTTACGGGTGTGCGTATCCGGACAAAAGTGGCGAAGGTCGGGTGGCGGCGCGGACTATGGCAGTATGTGCGCATGTGGGGCCAAGTGGCCGGAGCGTTGGTGGCATCTTCTTGGCACAAGAGGTAA
- a CDS encoding HAD-IC family P-type ATPase, which yields MLFHTTSEMHVLERLRGRATGLSADEATERLHTHGLNTLPRKKPAGSVTILLRQTKSPLMGILLLAAVASVFVGDLVDAFFIVGAALVNVTVGFLQEYKANHALEELQNFFVQTCRVRRAGEAQEIETMQVVPGDVVLLGLGDRVPADARLLRAEHLEADEAPLTGESLPVAKATGALSLETPLAERTNMLYAGTLIVAGRAEVVVTATGKDTEIGRIAKMVGEAREPETPLQRELRQLGRFLSVLFLSLSVLIFFVGWASGTTVSDMFFLAVALAVAAIPEGLLVAVTVVLAVGMRRMLGRKALVRRLIATETLGSVSVICADKTGTITEAKMRASVLMTQEGPAEVSALSQAGMSHARRKMIEVGMICNDATSPELGSPTETALLLLGKDLGYKVDDLRQRHHRADEIPFDSARKYMVVLTENMEGSHEVLVKGAVEHVLGMCSRTLGVGGVEMLSPEQREQFLHKAGEQTRRGLRVLGIAFMPADGEKSLDSLTLDQCVFVGWIALHDPVRATAADTIARARAAGVRTVMITGDHPETAETIAKEIRLAAVPRVLVGTEVDRMTDRELAEHIISVDVFARVLPEHKVRIVRAWQTNGGVVAMTGDGVNDAPALAAADVGVALGTGSQVAKEAADMVLLDNNLETIVAAIEEGRTMFENIRKIVSFLLLTSWTEMILVILSIFTKLPAPLLAAPILYINLLTDSAPALALTIDPAEARVMEESPRPRRTPIVDVQMRGLVFGLGLVLSAIPFILYAILLSFGTEVSSARSVIFVLVSLQTLALAFPLRRSRTTLWQDGFFTNRLLNLSFLIGVALTAVAFLPVFFPVFGFVLPVPVHLAWIGGIIIAELALVECYKWGMRVFRRPLTKPLAV from the coding sequence ATGTTGTTTCATACGACATCCGAAATGCATGTGCTCGAACGTCTTCGTGGGCGCGCAACTGGCCTTTCCGCAGACGAAGCCACCGAGCGTCTGCATACACACGGACTCAACACTTTGCCCCGCAAGAAACCTGCAGGGTCGGTCACTATTCTTCTCCGCCAGACGAAGAGCCCTCTCATGGGAATCCTCCTTCTTGCGGCGGTGGCAAGCGTGTTTGTGGGAGATCTGGTCGATGCCTTTTTTATCGTTGGCGCTGCTCTGGTTAATGTCACTGTTGGATTCTTGCAGGAGTACAAAGCCAACCATGCGCTTGAAGAGTTACAGAACTTTTTCGTGCAAACGTGTCGCGTGCGGCGTGCTGGTGAAGCACAGGAAATCGAGACGATGCAGGTTGTTCCCGGTGATGTTGTATTGCTCGGGCTTGGAGATCGCGTACCGGCGGATGCGCGGCTGTTGCGCGCGGAGCATTTGGAAGCGGACGAAGCGCCGCTTACCGGAGAGTCCCTTCCGGTAGCAAAGGCGACAGGGGCGCTTTCTCTTGAGACGCCGCTTGCTGAACGGACAAATATGCTCTACGCGGGCACTCTGATTGTGGCGGGTCGCGCCGAAGTGGTGGTGACGGCGACGGGCAAGGATACCGAGATCGGCCGGATTGCAAAAATGGTGGGAGAAGCTCGGGAACCAGAGACGCCGCTTCAAAGAGAACTGCGTCAGCTCGGGCGGTTTCTGTCTGTGCTTTTCTTATCCCTTTCTGTTCTCATCTTTTTTGTGGGATGGGCGAGTGGCACGACAGTGTCGGACATGTTTTTTCTCGCCGTAGCGCTCGCGGTCGCCGCAATTCCCGAGGGGCTTCTTGTGGCCGTGACCGTTGTTCTGGCCGTGGGCATGCGTCGCATGCTGGGGCGCAAGGCTCTTGTCCGACGGCTTATTGCCACCGAGACTCTCGGGAGCGTGAGCGTGATTTGTGCCGACAAGACAGGAACGATCACCGAGGCAAAGATGCGCGCATCCGTACTCATGACACAGGAAGGTCCCGCGGAAGTCTCGGCGCTTTCCCAGGCCGGCATGTCTCATGCGCGCCGCAAGATGATCGAAGTCGGCATGATCTGCAATGACGCGACGTCTCCCGAACTTGGATCGCCTACCGAGACGGCGCTGTTACTTCTAGGAAAAGATCTTGGATACAAAGTGGATGATCTTCGGCAACGGCATCATCGGGCAGATGAGATCCCCTTCGATTCTGCGCGCAAGTACATGGTGGTACTTACAGAAAATATGGAAGGTTCTCACGAAGTGCTGGTGAAAGGGGCGGTAGAGCATGTGCTTGGTATGTGTTCGCGTACATTGGGAGTAGGGGGAGTGGAGATGCTTTCGCCCGAGCAGCGTGAGCAATTTCTCCACAAAGCCGGGGAACAAACACGGCGTGGGCTGCGCGTGCTTGGCATTGCTTTTATGCCCGCCGACGGGGAAAAAAGTTTGGATTCTCTCACGCTTGATCAATGTGTGTTTGTCGGTTGGATAGCGCTTCACGACCCGGTGCGGGCAACCGCGGCGGACACTATTGCACGGGCGCGTGCCGCCGGTGTACGCACGGTAATGATTACGGGCGACCATCCTGAAACTGCCGAGACAATAGCGAAAGAAATTCGCCTTGCCGCTGTTCCGCGCGTGCTTGTTGGCACAGAGGTTGACCGCATGACGGATCGTGAGCTGGCGGAACACATCATTTCTGTGGATGTGTTTGCGCGTGTTCTGCCGGAACATAAGGTGCGTATTGTGCGGGCGTGGCAGACCAACGGCGGCGTCGTAGCCATGACGGGCGATGGCGTCAATGATGCGCCGGCACTTGCGGCTGCGGATGTGGGGGTGGCGCTCGGCACGGGTTCGCAGGTGGCAAAGGAAGCGGCAGACATGGTGTTGCTCGACAACAACTTGGAGACGATTGTTGCCGCGATCGAGGAGGGAAGGACGATGTTTGAAAATATCCGCAAGATTGTAAGCTTCCTCCTGCTTACAAGTTGGACGGAAATGATCCTTGTGATCCTTTCTATTTTTACAAAGCTACCTGCTCCGTTGCTGGCAGCCCCCATTCTCTATATCAACCTTCTCACGGATTCTGCGCCTGCGTTGGCGCTCACGATTGATCCGGCAGAAGCAAGGGTAATGGAGGAGTCCCCGCGCCCCCGTCGCACGCCTATTGTCGATGTGCAGATGCGTGGGCTTGTCTTTGGTCTCGGTCTTGTTCTCTCTGCGATCCCTTTTATCCTTTACGCTATTCTTCTCTCGTTTGGAACAGAAGTTTCGTCTGCACGTTCCGTCATTTTTGTGCTCGTCTCACTTCAAACGCTCGCTTTAGCATTTCCTTTGCGGCGTTCGCGCACAACGTTATGGCAAGATGGTTTCTTCACGAATCGCTTGCTCAATCTCTCTTTTCTTATCGGTGTTGCACTGACGGCCGTTGCTTTTCTGCCGGTGTTTTTCCCCGTGTTTGGTTTTGTTCTGCCAGTGCCCGTACACCTTGCGTGGATCGGCGGGATTATTATTGCGGAGCTTGCTCTTGTGGAGTGCTATAAGTGGGGTATGCGGGTTTTTCGTCGCCCGCTTACCAAACCGCTCGCTGTATGA
- a CDS encoding glycosyltransferase family 4 protein gives MRIAMIGQKGIQTGARGGGIETHVEAVATRLARGGKHDVFVYARRRYMEQKGTRVEGVYMVYLPTLYRKNLEAIVHSFLATAHALFGSYDIIHYHGVGPATLAWIPRIFLHHTKIIVTFHSQDRFHAKWSFFARWYLYFGEWAAVRFPHACIAVSHTIQVFCRERFGREVIYIPNGAVERTVTSDAWVTRFGLRPRHYLLQVGRMVPHKGIHVLIDAYRALKQEGHALPDLVFVGAPSFTDAYMHDLKFRAGGDSQIHFLGFQEGESLAELFAHAALYVHPSSAEGLPLVVLEAMSYGLPVLVSDIPENLEAMHHAGFSFANKNVDDLKDKLLHLLRHPHELESARARSRATVRAYFHWENIVKETEEVYRTVRH, from the coding sequence ATGCGCATTGCGATGATTGGACAAAAAGGGATCCAGACTGGCGCGCGCGGCGGAGGCATTGAAACGCATGTGGAGGCGGTGGCGACGCGGCTTGCGCGTGGAGGGAAACATGACGTATTTGTCTATGCGCGTCGGCGATACATGGAGCAGAAGGGGACACGCGTGGAGGGTGTGTATATGGTGTATCTTCCCACGCTTTATCGAAAAAATCTTGAAGCTATTGTTCATTCCTTTTTGGCGACCGCGCACGCACTCTTTGGATCCTACGACATTATCCACTACCACGGCGTAGGTCCGGCGACGCTTGCCTGGATTCCACGGATTTTTTTACATCACACAAAAATTATCGTGACGTTTCACTCCCAAGATCGTTTTCATGCCAAATGGAGTTTTTTCGCACGTTGGTATTTGTATTTTGGCGAGTGGGCTGCGGTAAGATTTCCCCATGCGTGTATTGCCGTGAGTCATACGATTCAAGTCTTTTGCCGGGAACGTTTTGGGCGCGAAGTCATTTATATTCCAAACGGAGCTGTTGAACGTACGGTGACGAGTGACGCGTGGGTCACGCGCTTCGGCCTTCGTCCGCGCCATTATCTTCTGCAAGTGGGTCGGATGGTGCCGCACAAGGGCATACACGTTCTTATTGATGCTTATCGCGCACTGAAACAGGAGGGACATGCGCTCCCAGACCTCGTATTTGTGGGGGCTCCGAGTTTTACCGACGCGTACATGCACGATCTTAAATTTCGCGCCGGCGGAGATAGTCAAATTCATTTTTTAGGCTTTCAAGAAGGGGAATCGCTTGCAGAACTTTTTGCGCACGCAGCTCTTTACGTGCACCCTTCCTCCGCAGAGGGGCTCCCGCTTGTGGTGCTTGAGGCCATGAGTTACGGGCTTCCTGTTCTTGTGAGTGATATTCCGGAGAATCTTGAAGCTATGCACCATGCGGGATTTTCTTTTGCGAATAAAAACGTGGATGATTTGAAAGACAAGCTTCTCCATCTGTTGCGCCACCCGCACGAACTTGAGTCAGCGCGTGCGCGTTCTCGTGCGACGGTCCGCGCGTATTTTCACTGGGAAAATATTGTGAAAGAGACAGAGGAGGTGTACCGCACGGTGCGTCACTGA